A window of Micromonospora sp. WMMC415 genomic DNA:
AGAAGTGCATCATCGTCTCCCCTGCCTGTTCCTTGAACGTCTGGGTGCTGGAGTTCCTGAGCCCACCGAACGGCGCGTTCATCGCCATGCCGGTGGTGGGCTGGTTGACCTTCACCAGGCCGCTGTCGACCCGCCGGGCGAAGTCGAGTGCGCGGCCGACGTCGCGGGTGACGATCCCGGCCGACAACCCGTACGCCGTGTCGTTGGCGACGCTGATCGCCTCGTCGAAGGAGTCGACGCGCAGCACGGCGAGGACCGGACCGAAGACCTCCTCCTGCGCCAGCGGTGACGACGGGTCGACGTCGGTGAAGACCGCCGGGCGGACGAAGTTGCCGTGTTCCAGGCCCGGGCCGAGCGGCTCGTCACCGGCGCGCAGGTGAGCGCCGGCGGCCGCCGCGAGGTCCAGGTACAGCCGAGTCTTGTCCCGTTGGGCGCGGGTTGCGAGGGGGCCCATCTGCACCCCGTCGGCGAGCCCGTCGCCCACCCGACGGGCGCGAGCGAGGACGACCACCCGCTCGACGAGCGCGTCGTGCACCGCGTCGTGCACGATCAGGCGGCTGGTGCCGGTGCACGCCTGGCCGCTGAGGCCGAACGCCCCGCGGACCACGATGTCGGCCGCCCGGTCCAGGTCGGCATCCTCCAGCACGATCACCGGATTCTTGCCGCCCATCTCCAGTTGGCAGCGCTGGCTCGGTCCGACCGCCAAATGGATGGCCGCTCCGACGTCAGACGAGCCGGTGAACGTCACCGCCCCCACCCGCCGATCCGCGACCAATGCCGCGCCGGCCTCCCCGCCACCCTGCACGAGGGCGAGCGCACCGGCCGGGACACCCGCCTCCAGCAGCGCCTCGACCAGCCGCTGCCCCATCAGCGGGGTCACCTCGCTCGGCTTGAACACTACCCCGTTGCCCGCCGCAAGGGCCGGTCCCAGCTTGCGGGAGGGGATGTTCAGCGGGAAGTTCCACGGCGTGACGGCCACGACGATCCCGACGGGTTCCCGGGAGGTGTAGACGAGGCTGCCGTCGCCGGTGGCGTACGTGCGGCCCGCGACGCGCAGCGCCTCACCCGCGTAGAACCGCAGGTTTGCCGGGGTGCGGCGGGTCTCGGTGAGCGCCTCGGCGAGCGTCTTGCCCTCCTCGCGGACCAGTTCCCGGGCGAGGTCGTCGGCGCGGGCGGCGAGGACGTCCGCGGCCCGGTGCAGGACTGCCGCCCGCGCCTCCGGACCGCGCTCCGCCCATTCCCGGTAGCCCGCCGCGACCGCGGTCACCGCGTCGTGGGCGTCCTTCGCGTCGGAGTCCGGAAAGACCGCGACGACGTCGCGCTCGTCAGCCGGGTTCCGTCGCTCGCGCGTACGCCCGCTGGCCGAGCCCACCCACTCGCCACCGATGAAGTTGCCCTTCACAGCTGCTCCTCCAACGCCGTCAATTCGGACAGGTCGACGTCCTCGTCGGCGAGGACCTGGGGACTGACGGTGACCTGCCCGGCGATCAGTTCCTTGGCGACGAGGACGTCGGCCCCGCGGTCGACGGCGAACGCCGCCCGGACCAGGCCGTCGCGCAGGTAGAACACCGAGAAGTCGCATTCCTCGACCGAACCGCGCACCACCAGCTCGTCCCAGACCGGCGCGTGACCGGTGTACTGCAGGTTGTGGTCGTACTGGTCCGACCAGAACCAGTGCGGGTCCGCGTACACCCTCGTCCGGCCGATCATGTTGTTGGCGGCGGCGGCCGCCTGCCGGCTCGCGTTGTCGAAGTGCTCGACCCGGATCCGTTCGCCGAAGAGCGGATGCCAGTGGTTGGCCACGTCGCCCGCCGCGTACACGTTCGGCACCGCGGTCCGGCAGTACTGGTCCACGACGACGCCGTT
This region includes:
- a CDS encoding aldehyde dehydrogenase family protein, which codes for MKGNFIGGEWVGSASGRTRERRNPADERDVVAVFPDSDAKDAHDAVTAVAAGYREWAERGPEARAAVLHRAADVLAARADDLARELVREEGKTLAEALTETRRTPANLRFYAGEALRVAGRTYATGDGSLVYTSREPVGIVVAVTPWNFPLNIPSRKLGPALAAGNGVVFKPSEVTPLMGQRLVEALLEAGVPAGALALVQGGGEAGAALVADRRVGAVTFTGSSDVGAAIHLAVGPSQRCQLEMGGKNPVIVLEDADLDRAADIVVRGAFGLSGQACTGTSRLIVHDAVHDALVERVVVLARARRVGDGLADGVQMGPLATRAQRDKTRLYLDLAAAAGAHLRAGDEPLGPGLEHGNFVRPAVFTDVDPSSPLAQEEVFGPVLAVLRVDSFDEAISVANDTAYGLSAGIVTRDVGRALDFARRVDSGLVKVNQPTTGMAMNAPFGGLRNSSTQTFKEQAGETMMHFYTVDKTVYVAS